The Vibrio splendidus genome has a window encoding:
- a CDS encoding DOPA 4,5-dioxygenase family protein: protein MYHGHIYFPLRFAEQAETLRQKILSERKDVLETFPLIQRLVGPHKMPMFEIHFANKESGIVEWLEQERGDMSVLIHPVTGGEETLDHTVRATWLGRELGVFEDTLTS from the coding sequence ATGTACCACGGTCATATTTATTTCCCTCTGCGCTTTGCAGAGCAGGCAGAAACACTGCGTCAGAAAATTCTATCGGAACGTAAAGATGTGTTAGAGACTTTCCCATTAATACAGCGTTTGGTTGGCCCACATAAGATGCCAATGTTCGAGATTCATTTTGCTAACAAAGAGTCGGGTATTGTTGAATGGCTTGAGCAAGAACGCGGTGATATGTCGGTGTTGATTCACCCTGTGACTGGCGGTGAAGAAACTTTGGATCACACAGTAAGAGCGACATGGCTTGGTCGTGAGCTGGGTGTATTCGAAGATACGCTGACTAGCTAA
- a CDS encoding VRR-NUC domain-containing protein, producing the protein MYQATNPLTIETTLQLSSTYYLDNFNRLVEHAQTLYTDLLSDDECRWLSAYKRLSVSSQCSMVRLLSRKGRWFRSDKLNYVEIPDLNTALQELSTAGFIALSHPAEQHDLVISNVELGLHLLTKPELLSIFPALKNHRTAKKDELLLRLEQQPFDQFQNLNFDCIYVVESQVIDVLLLLFFANTYQDLSQFVLSDLGLNTFENYPLSKQRRFFTSRDQLNQLLQMRDIQRLYSEGNRKDPEFLELLLQSIPAESGHRSIARKRSRLINDIARDLERLNLNDQAVFWFRQSTLPPSRERLARIYDKQGELDLMCDIVTQMKATPSDVSELEVAIKLEDRLLRKQGHKVPRASKPNCEQIKLELNLSQTRVELAVKQHLESQGWDVYFSENSFLCGLFGLAFWEVIFSDVEGAFINRYQHRPLDLYHSDFADKRAEQVEAVFQTISKHGLNHLLNIYDQKHGIANPFVHWNYFPRSLVEHSMEAIPNALIVDLFKVILSDLKLFRTGMPDLIAFKDKEFHWIEVKGPGDKLQDNQWRWIKEFERLSVPFSVCYVNQ; encoded by the coding sequence TTGTATCAAGCGACGAACCCATTGACGATAGAAACCACTCTTCAGCTCTCCTCTACTTATTATCTCGATAACTTCAATCGGTTGGTTGAACACGCTCAAACGCTCTATACCGATCTTCTAAGTGACGATGAATGTCGTTGGTTGTCCGCATACAAACGTCTTTCCGTTTCAAGCCAATGTTCAATGGTTCGTTTGCTTTCTCGTAAAGGCCGTTGGTTTCGCAGCGATAAACTCAACTATGTTGAGATCCCTGATTTAAATACCGCACTACAAGAACTAAGCACCGCAGGCTTTATTGCGTTGAGTCATCCCGCCGAACAACATGACCTTGTCATTAGCAATGTCGAACTCGGATTGCATTTACTCACTAAACCAGAGCTGTTGAGTATATTCCCCGCCCTTAAGAACCACAGAACTGCCAAGAAAGATGAGTTGTTGTTACGGCTTGAGCAACAACCTTTTGATCAATTTCAAAACCTAAACTTCGACTGTATTTACGTCGTCGAATCTCAAGTTATCGATGTATTACTGTTGCTGTTCTTTGCTAACACCTATCAAGACTTAAGCCAGTTCGTGTTAAGCGACCTTGGGCTCAATACCTTTGAGAACTACCCATTAAGCAAGCAGCGCCGCTTCTTCACTTCTAGAGATCAACTCAATCAATTACTCCAGATGCGCGATATTCAACGCTTGTATTCAGAAGGTAACCGCAAAGACCCAGAGTTTCTTGAACTCCTTTTACAATCGATACCCGCTGAATCGGGGCACAGGAGCATAGCCAGAAAACGATCGCGTTTAATCAATGATATTGCTCGCGATCTAGAACGGTTAAACCTTAACGACCAAGCTGTCTTTTGGTTCAGGCAATCTACACTTCCCCCTAGCAGAGAGCGACTTGCACGCATCTACGACAAACAAGGTGAGCTAGACTTAATGTGTGACATTGTCACGCAAATGAAAGCTACTCCATCGGATGTGTCAGAGTTAGAAGTTGCTATTAAGCTTGAAGACAGGCTACTACGGAAACAAGGACACAAAGTTCCGCGCGCTTCAAAACCAAATTGCGAACAGATAAAGCTGGAGTTAAACCTAAGCCAAACGCGAGTTGAGCTTGCGGTAAAGCAACACCTTGAAAGCCAAGGATGGGATGTTTATTTTTCTGAGAACAGTTTTCTATGTGGCTTGTTCGGCTTGGCCTTTTGGGAGGTCATTTTTTCAGATGTTGAAGGCGCCTTTATCAATCGATACCAACATCGACCTCTGGATCTATACCATTCCGATTTCGCAGACAAACGAGCCGAACAGGTCGAAGCGGTGTTTCAGACTATATCCAAGCATGGGCTGAACCACTTACTCAATATTTACGACCAAAAACACGGTATCGCCAACCCATTTGTCCATTGGAACTACTTCCCCAGATCACTCGTCGAGCACAGTATGGAGGCTATTCCCAACGCCTTGATTGTTGATCTTTTCAAAGTGATATTGAGTGATTTAAAGCTATTTAGAACTGGGATGCCCGATTTGATTGCATTCAAGGACAAAGAGTTTCATTGGATTGAAGTCAAAGGCCCCGGAGACAAACTGCAAGACAACCAATGGCGCTGGATCAAAGAGTTTGAGCGATTGTCTGTCCCTTTCTCTGTTTGTTACGTCAATCAGTAA
- a CDS encoding response regulator transcription factor, with translation MSINALLIEDDSDLAEAIADYMELDGFEFDFAYNGSAGLNLALEGRYDIILTDINMPKMDGLDVCQSLRKQGVTTPILMLTARDTLEDKIAGFEVGSDDYLVKPFAMEELKVRLMALIRRSQGSVTSLSVADLKLDLDKHQAVRDGKLLKLSPVCWRMLVMLVRNSPNVVSKAKLEEAWEDEMPSSDSMKAHLFKLRQVVDAPFDSKLIHTVHGIGVVLHGESS, from the coding sequence ATGAGCATTAACGCCTTGTTGATTGAAGACGACAGCGACTTGGCAGAAGCCATTGCAGACTATATGGAACTCGACGGTTTCGAATTCGATTTTGCTTACAATGGCAGTGCTGGGCTCAATCTTGCGCTAGAGGGGCGTTATGACATCATCTTAACGGACATCAACATGCCTAAAATGGATGGGCTTGATGTCTGCCAATCTCTTAGGAAGCAAGGCGTGACCACTCCGATTCTCATGTTAACGGCAAGAGACACGTTAGAAGACAAGATCGCGGGGTTCGAGGTCGGTTCGGATGACTATCTAGTGAAGCCTTTTGCGATGGAAGAACTCAAAGTACGGCTGATGGCGCTGATACGTCGCTCTCAAGGTTCGGTGACGTCTCTGTCTGTGGCAGATCTCAAGCTGGACTTAGACAAGCACCAAGCTGTTAGAGACGGCAAGCTATTGAAGCTCTCCCCAGTTTGTTGGCGAATGCTCGTGATGTTAGTGCGAAACAGCCCTAACGTGGTGAGCAAAGCCAAGCTTGAAGAAGCATGGGAAGACGAAATGCCAAGCTCTGATAGCATGAAAGCGCACCTGTTTAAGCTTCGACAAGTGGTTGATGCGCCCTTTGACTCAAAACTAATTCACACGGTTCATGGCATTGGTGTTGTCTTACATGGGGAGTCATCATGA
- the yghU gene encoding glutathione-dependent disulfide-bond oxidoreductase, which yields MSEQYTPPKVWVNDTDGGNKWANINSPESGARFDKELPVGDHAFQLYSLGTPNGQKVTILLEELLAAGVKEAEYDAYLINIGEADQFSSGFVGVNPNSKIPALVDKSGDEDVNVFESASILMHLAEKFGHFLPKEGAARTQTLNWLFWAQGSAPFLGGGFGHFYAYADEKQEYPINRFAMEVKRQLDVLDKQLANNTYVAGEELSVADIAIWPWYGNLVLGKTYDAAEFLQVESYANVVRWAKQLEAREGFQRGRVVNRSFGEEWEQVPERHSAEDIDRVLKLRP from the coding sequence ATGTCAGAACAATACACACCGCCAAAAGTTTGGGTTAACGATACTGATGGTGGTAACAAGTGGGCAAATATCAATAGTCCTGAATCTGGCGCTCGCTTTGATAAAGAGCTTCCTGTTGGTGATCATGCTTTTCAATTGTATTCCCTTGGTACACCTAACGGTCAAAAAGTCACTATCTTGCTGGAAGAGTTGTTAGCGGCAGGTGTTAAAGAAGCTGAATATGATGCGTACTTGATCAACATTGGTGAGGCGGATCAGTTCTCTTCTGGCTTTGTTGGTGTAAACCCGAATTCGAAAATACCAGCACTTGTTGATAAGTCTGGTGACGAAGATGTGAATGTCTTTGAATCGGCATCCATCTTGATGCACTTGGCCGAAAAGTTTGGTCACTTTTTACCGAAAGAGGGCGCAGCTCGCACTCAAACATTAAATTGGTTGTTCTGGGCGCAAGGCTCTGCACCATTCCTAGGTGGTGGCTTTGGCCACTTCTATGCTTACGCCGATGAAAAGCAAGAATACCCAATTAACCGTTTTGCGATGGAAGTGAAGCGTCAACTAGATGTATTAGACAAACAGTTAGCGAATAACACGTATGTGGCAGGCGAAGAGCTTAGTGTCGCAGATATCGCGATTTGGCCTTGGTATGGCAACCTTGTACTAGGTAAAACATATGATGCCGCTGAATTCCTTCAAGTTGAGTCTTACGCCAACGTAGTTCGCTGGGCGAAGCAACTAGAAGCGCGCGAAGGTTTCCAGCGCGGTCGAGTGGTTAACCGTTCATTTGGCGAAGAGTGGGAGCAAGTACCAGAGCGCCATTCTGCAGAAGACATTGACCGTGTTTTAAAGCTACGCCCGTAG
- a CDS encoding metal ABC transporter solute-binding protein, Zn/Mn family → MATGVAIVSSSIMVSSPAMALNIFVCEPEWQALVHSHAPDANIYSATTAKQDPHYVQARPSLIAKMRQADMAMCSGSELEVGWLPMLQVRSGNPAVQDSAPTMLYASDMVGMLDTHDHVDRSMGDIHAHGNPHVQFAAEYMIPISREVTKRLQLLDPDNAHIYMRNGMKFRANWRNKLAEWEAKAEPLQGKKVVGYHATYRYLFDWLDMAQIADLEPKPGISPTTSHLQSLTKLDPASFDAIVYSSHQDQRPANWLNQQINKPTIQLPLTVAEGQNLDQMYDQVIDELLRTLVNPDTSTRS, encoded by the coding sequence ATGGCAACGGGTGTTGCCATTGTATCCTCATCTATAATGGTATCTTCGCCTGCAATGGCGTTGAATATTTTCGTTTGTGAGCCTGAATGGCAAGCACTTGTTCATAGTCACGCTCCTGATGCCAACATCTATTCGGCGACTACGGCTAAGCAAGACCCGCACTATGTTCAAGCAAGACCATCACTTATTGCCAAAATGCGTCAAGCAGATATGGCAATGTGTTCAGGGTCTGAATTAGAAGTAGGCTGGTTACCAATGCTGCAAGTACGCAGTGGTAATCCTGCGGTTCAAGATAGCGCGCCCACCATGTTATACGCGAGCGATATGGTAGGTATGCTTGATACCCATGACCATGTCGATCGAAGCATGGGAGACATCCATGCTCACGGAAACCCACATGTTCAGTTTGCTGCTGAATATATGATTCCTATATCGAGAGAGGTCACCAAGCGTTTACAACTGCTTGATCCTGACAATGCACATATCTACATGCGAAATGGAATGAAGTTTCGTGCCAACTGGCGTAATAAATTGGCAGAGTGGGAAGCGAAAGCAGAGCCGTTACAAGGTAAAAAAGTGGTCGGGTATCATGCTACATATCGTTACCTCTTTGACTGGTTAGATATGGCGCAAATTGCTGATTTAGAACCTAAGCCTGGGATATCACCGACTACGTCACATTTACAATCATTGACCAAGTTGGATCCTGCTTCGTTTGATGCGATTGTGTATTCATCACACCAAGACCAACGTCCTGCTAATTGGCTTAACCAGCAAATCAACAAGCCTACGATACAGCTACCATTGACGGTTGCAGAAGGTCAGAACCTTGACCAAATGTACGATCAAGTCATTGATGAATTGCTTAGAACGCTCGTTAACCCAGACACATCAACGAGATCATAA
- a CDS encoding fatty acid cis/trans isomerase, whose translation MNLKKLFILAFVSVFSGCAVYAGLNFDDLFGKQQVRDRQAPILSAQAQHFIDEVKPIIDNRCVVCHACYDAPCQLKMSSVEGIDRGASKALVYQGTRLTASAPTRLFEDALTTQEWRDADFHPVLNERMQNSTANLDAGLVSRMLIQKENHPLPDQTQLEGFDFSTDRDQQCPTIEEYAQYERDYPTWGMPYGMPNLDKTEYATLMSWLENGALMNDHIPLNNAEQELVNVYESSLNKSDNKSQLSARYIYEHLFLSHVYFSDLAQPTRFFTLVRSATPPGEAVQRITTRRPYDDPKVERVYYRLIPEQGTIVDKTHMPFALNKERLQKWITWFVDANYSVKQLPSYNIDVAANPMTSFEALPVNSRFHFMLDNAQNTIMAFIKGPVCRGQLALNVINDRFWVFFIDPEKADLPEINAFYASQKKNLKLPSELKSNTVPATNWVRYSKQQARYLNAKSDFTNQWFDSGVNLDTGIIWDGDGINPNAALTIFRHFDSASVVQGLVGSQPKTAWILDYALLERIHYLLVAGFDVYGNFGHQLITRMFMDFLRLEGESNFLTLLPKDVRHIEHSSWYKNQSAQLSDYLQRNIAPFDQPTSVVYKTADPKRELLNMIKDKLAPVLDSRFDIVETGFGRKNEALLNQVNLIKGVGLRHVPQLVMIMIEGKNGEEQLFTMIHNNAHSNISSLFNEEGNRDYANDDLTLVRGVVGSYPAAYLSLTESEIPTLVKTLQNLNTEEDYVALLDKFAVRRSSSEFWPFSDRIHRWYQQDQPIEFGLLDYNRFENR comes from the coding sequence ATGAATTTGAAAAAACTCTTCATTTTAGCTTTTGTTAGCGTCTTCTCAGGTTGTGCCGTCTACGCGGGTTTAAACTTCGACGACCTGTTTGGCAAACAACAAGTTCGCGATCGCCAAGCGCCTATTCTATCGGCTCAAGCACAGCACTTCATTGATGAAGTGAAGCCCATCATTGATAACCGATGTGTGGTTTGTCACGCTTGCTATGACGCACCTTGCCAGCTCAAGATGTCTTCGGTAGAAGGTATCGACCGAGGTGCGAGCAAGGCACTCGTTTATCAAGGCACCCGTTTAACCGCCTCAGCCCCTACTCGTTTGTTTGAAGATGCTTTAACCACACAAGAGTGGCGCGATGCGGATTTTCATCCAGTCCTCAACGAACGTATGCAGAATTCAACGGCTAACCTAGATGCTGGTCTTGTTTCTCGAATGTTGATCCAGAAAGAGAACCACCCACTTCCAGATCAAACCCAGCTTGAAGGTTTCGACTTTTCAACCGATCGCGACCAACAGTGCCCAACGATTGAAGAATATGCCCAATACGAGAGAGATTACCCAACTTGGGGGATGCCTTATGGGATGCCGAACTTAGATAAAACAGAATACGCGACTTTAATGAGTTGGTTAGAAAATGGCGCGTTAATGAATGACCACATTCCACTGAATAATGCGGAGCAAGAGCTCGTTAATGTCTACGAAAGCTCTCTCAATAAGAGCGACAATAAAAGCCAGCTTTCAGCACGTTACATCTATGAGCACCTGTTTCTATCGCACGTCTACTTCTCTGATTTGGCGCAGCCAACGCGTTTCTTCACCCTTGTTCGCTCTGCAACGCCTCCAGGTGAAGCGGTGCAACGCATCACGACTCGTCGCCCATACGACGATCCAAAAGTAGAACGTGTTTACTACCGCCTGATTCCAGAACAAGGCACCATCGTCGACAAAACGCACATGCCTTTCGCACTCAATAAAGAACGACTACAAAAGTGGATCACTTGGTTTGTCGATGCTAATTACTCTGTGAAACAACTCCCTAGCTACAACATTGATGTCGCAGCTAACCCTATGACTTCGTTTGAAGCGCTGCCAGTAAACTCGCGCTTCCATTTCATGTTGGACAATGCGCAAAACACCATCATGGCTTTTATCAAAGGGCCGGTGTGTCGTGGTCAACTTGCCTTGAATGTGATTAACGACCGTTTTTGGGTTTTCTTCATTGATCCAGAGAAAGCCGATTTACCAGAAATAAACGCTTTCTACGCCAGCCAGAAGAAAAACTTAAAACTACCTAGCGAGCTAAAAAGTAACACCGTACCAGCGACTAACTGGGTACGTTACTCTAAGCAACAGGCTCGATACCTAAATGCGAAATCAGACTTCACCAACCAATGGTTCGATAGTGGCGTGAACCTAGACACCGGTATAATTTGGGATGGCGATGGCATCAACCCAAATGCCGCTCTCACTATCTTTAGACACTTCGATAGCGCTTCGGTTGTTCAGGGTTTAGTTGGTTCACAGCCTAAGACAGCATGGATCCTTGATTACGCCTTACTAGAGCGCATTCATTACCTTCTTGTCGCAGGTTTCGATGTGTACGGAAACTTCGGCCACCAGCTGATTACGCGTATGTTTATGGACTTCTTGCGCCTTGAGGGTGAAAGTAACTTCTTAACCCTTCTTCCTAAAGATGTTCGCCATATTGAACACTCAAGTTGGTACAAAAACCAAAGTGCACAACTGAGCGATTACTTGCAACGCAATATCGCCCCTTTCGACCAACCAACAAGTGTGGTTTACAAAACGGCCGATCCTAAGCGTGAACTGCTCAATATGATCAAAGATAAGCTCGCACCTGTCCTCGATAGTCGTTTTGATATTGTCGAAACAGGTTTTGGTCGAAAGAACGAAGCACTGCTTAACCAAGTGAATTTGATAAAGGGAGTTGGCCTGCGTCATGTTCCTCAATTAGTGATGATCATGATTGAAGGCAAAAACGGCGAAGAACAGCTGTTCACCATGATTCACAATAATGCGCACAGCAACATTTCAAGCTTGTTTAATGAAGAAGGTAACCGCGATTACGCCAATGATGACTTAACGCTCGTACGAGGCGTTGTCGGTAGCTACCCTGCCGCTTACCTGTCTTTAACCGAGAGCGAGATACCGACTCTGGTGAAAACGCTGCAAAATTTAAACACAGAAGAAGACTACGTGGCGCTGCTGGATAAGTTTGCGGTACGACGCAGTTCTAGCGAGTTCTGGCCGTTCAGTGATCGCATACATCGTTGGTATCAACAAGATCAACCGATCGAGTTTGGGTTGTTGGATTACAACCGCTTTGAGAATAGGTAG
- a CDS encoding metal ABC transporter permease yields MNEYGWLAPAVLCGLIALVGNIVLGEQVLKRQIIFIDLAVAQVAALGAALSHYWLSRYAQFSGSWFAEMIGPWIMSLLLCGLIALMEKRYKQHLEPMIGSLFVVSASLAILLVSKDPHGADFIQGILNGQLLWSTWDDVWPLAIITTAMLVLISVKPEFMQGSGFYLIFAILMPITVKLTGIYLEFALLVIPALCAAAYNGVRFFIASIGVGTVGILSGLAVSAYYDLPSGASIVITLFLVGVMFNIVMKLIRSTCTDSSTRACG; encoded by the coding sequence TTGAATGAATATGGTTGGTTGGCACCTGCGGTATTGTGTGGATTAATTGCATTAGTCGGCAACATTGTGCTTGGGGAGCAAGTCCTCAAGCGCCAGATCATCTTTATTGATCTCGCTGTCGCGCAAGTGGCTGCCCTTGGCGCCGCTTTGAGTCACTATTGGTTGAGCCGATATGCACAGTTTAGCGGCTCTTGGTTTGCAGAGATGATTGGCCCGTGGATCATGTCATTGTTGCTATGCGGATTAATTGCGTTAATGGAAAAGCGTTATAAACAACACTTAGAACCAATGATAGGAAGTTTGTTTGTGGTATCGGCTTCATTAGCGATTCTATTGGTCAGCAAAGATCCTCATGGCGCCGATTTTATTCAAGGCATTCTCAACGGGCAGCTATTGTGGTCTACCTGGGATGATGTCTGGCCATTGGCAATAATCACGACCGCGATGTTGGTGTTGATTAGCGTAAAGCCTGAATTTATGCAGGGAAGTGGCTTTTATCTTATCTTCGCTATTTTGATGCCGATCACCGTAAAGCTGACTGGGATATATTTGGAGTTTGCGTTACTGGTGATACCTGCGTTATGTGCAGCTGCGTATAACGGCGTTCGCTTCTTTATCGCGAGTATTGGGGTTGGCACTGTCGGTATTTTATCGGGCTTAGCGGTGTCGGCTTATTACGATTTGCCAAGTGGCGCCAGCATTGTCATCACGCTGTTTTTGGTGGGGGTGATGTTTAATATTGTGATGAAGTTGATTAGAAGCACTTGTACTGATAGTTCGACACGAGCTTGTGGTTAG
- a CDS encoding sensor histidine kinase gives MKHPNMNRVSIKRDIYLYLFGIVVLLTAIYSLMVSQSYHIGLNESAKYGFLYELEVAEQQYIETGQLPDYQNPTFQAFLSYSDLPVKFQQTFDWKAFDNDAIYEHYEQSPNNDSGQYLYAAKHPISGSDEALYIISEYDEAIYLNLFELNPPDSVAQINNAFIAIGALLLLVFLIIRLLIHRITKPIITLSKWSESLDVDKTEGLTQFRYKEIDQLASQLIKSVQGERQANERESFFLRAASHELRTPIATISASGDMLVRLSESIPNSGQRAVARIQRSATSMKALVTTLLWMSRNSEMETNYEQIKLTPLLNNIIESQRYLLKNKEVEIHTKVDQGEHSLPRELTEVMLTNLVRNAFQHGGSGDIRITLTEHQFEVTNRLEDENLANDSEQQTSFGIGLELIDRVCQNQGWQFTHQVHNNEFIVKVML, from the coding sequence ATGAAGCACCCGAACATGAATCGAGTCAGTATCAAGCGTGATATCTACCTCTACTTATTTGGCATCGTCGTATTACTCACTGCCATCTACAGCTTGATGGTATCTCAGAGCTATCATATTGGTCTCAATGAATCGGCAAAATATGGATTCTTATATGAGCTGGAAGTGGCAGAGCAGCAATACATCGAAACAGGGCAACTGCCAGACTACCAAAACCCAACATTCCAAGCCTTTCTAAGTTATTCAGATCTGCCCGTTAAGTTTCAACAAACCTTTGATTGGAAAGCGTTTGATAACGACGCAATTTATGAACACTACGAGCAATCACCTAACAATGATTCAGGCCAATACCTCTATGCCGCCAAGCATCCGATATCAGGTAGCGACGAAGCGTTATACATCATTTCTGAATACGACGAAGCCATCTACTTGAATCTATTCGAGCTCAACCCTCCTGATTCTGTAGCTCAAATTAACAACGCCTTTATCGCTATCGGCGCCTTATTGCTCTTGGTGTTCTTGATCATTCGCCTTTTGATACACAGAATCACCAAACCGATTATTACCTTATCAAAATGGTCTGAATCTCTGGATGTGGACAAGACTGAAGGTCTGACTCAGTTTCGATATAAAGAGATCGATCAGTTAGCTTCCCAACTAATTAAAAGCGTTCAAGGTGAACGCCAAGCCAATGAACGTGAAAGCTTTTTCTTAAGAGCAGCCAGCCACGAATTAAGAACACCGATCGCCACTATTTCAGCCAGCGGCGATATGCTGGTTCGGTTGTCTGAAAGCATTCCCAACAGCGGCCAACGTGCCGTCGCACGAATCCAACGTTCAGCCACCAGCATGAAAGCCTTGGTAACGACTCTGTTGTGGATGAGTCGTAATAGCGAAATGGAAACCAACTATGAGCAAATCAAGCTGACTCCCCTGCTCAACAACATCATCGAAAGCCAACGTTACCTTCTCAAAAACAAAGAAGTAGAGATCCACACCAAGGTCGACCAAGGCGAACACTCCCTTCCCCGAGAGTTAACAGAGGTTATGCTCACCAACTTGGTCCGAAATGCATTTCAACATGGTGGTAGCGGAGATATCAGAATCACACTGACAGAACATCAGTTTGAGGTAACCAATCGTTTGGAAGATGAAAACCTAGCAAACGACTCTGAACAACAAACCTCTTTTGGTATCGGCCTAGAGCTCATTGATCGCGTTTGTCAGAACCAAGGTTGGCAGTTTACTCATCAAGTTCACAACAATGAGTTCATCGTCAAAGTCATGCTATAG
- a CDS encoding YajD family HNH nuclease — translation MSSDYTGSSAAYARQEKGYREKALKLYPWVCGKCAREFVYSNLRELTVHHVDHDHTNNPEDGSNWELLCLYCHDHEHSKYTDHDRYGVDAKARLDDHQSATHNPFADLAKLMKK, via the coding sequence ATGTCTTCTGATTACACAGGCTCGAGTGCAGCGTACGCTCGCCAAGAGAAAGGCTACCGCGAAAAGGCACTAAAACTGTACCCATGGGTTTGTGGTAAATGTGCACGTGAATTTGTTTACTCAAACTTGAGAGAGCTTACCGTTCACCACGTGGATCACGACCATACAAACAACCCTGAAGATGGCAGCAACTGGGAACTACTGTGCTTGTACTGTCACGATCATGAGCATTCAAAATACACAGACCATGACCGTTACGGCGTTGATGCCAAGGCTCGTTTAGACGACCATCAATCAGCAACGCACAATCCCTTTGCCGATCTAGCGAAGTTGATGAAGAAGTAA
- a CDS encoding L-lactate MFS transporter → MSKIDKASRILLAGFCINLCLGILYAWSVFNKALVTEAGWSAAEASAPYAIATITFSVCLLVAGILQDRMGPRKILILGTALTGLGMIASGFATTPMMLNLTFGVMTGAGIGFGYACLSPSAMKWFHSSKKGMVNGLIAAGFGLAAIYLAPLTSALIDSMGIQTSFMILGAGVLAIAVPLAATINNPPADYTPAEPKVKAGQAPKAVKKTEDLTWKVMLKTPQFYSLWIMYAFAASVGLMIIGNITTIASVQANLPNAVYLASILAVFNSGGRVAAGMLADKIGGVRTLLLAFILQGANMALFATFNSEFTLIIGTAIAAVGYGTLLAVFPTLTAEFYGLKNYGTNYGVLYTAWGIGGAIGAAVVGYSMTNGEGYGLAYTISAAMMAVCIVLAIITKPISEAKVSELKASQA, encoded by the coding sequence ATGAGCAAGATTGATAAAGCATCACGTATCCTGCTAGCAGGCTTCTGTATCAACCTTTGTCTTGGCATCCTGTATGCTTGGAGTGTATTTAACAAGGCGCTAGTCACCGAAGCTGGTTGGAGTGCTGCTGAAGCATCTGCACCTTACGCTATTGCAACTATCACATTCTCTGTTTGTCTTCTTGTTGCAGGCATCCTACAAGACCGTATGGGCCCACGTAAGATCCTTATTCTTGGTACAGCGCTTACTGGCCTCGGTATGATTGCTTCTGGTTTCGCTACGACTCCTATGATGCTAAACCTAACGTTTGGTGTGATGACAGGTGCTGGTATCGGCTTTGGCTACGCATGTCTTTCGCCATCAGCAATGAAATGGTTCCATTCTTCTAAGAAAGGGATGGTTAACGGTCTAATCGCTGCAGGTTTTGGTCTTGCTGCTATTTACCTAGCGCCACTCACTTCTGCGCTAATCGACAGCATGGGTATCCAAACAAGCTTTATGATTCTTGGTGCCGGCGTACTTGCGATTGCAGTACCTCTAGCAGCAACAATCAACAACCCACCAGCGGATTACACGCCAGCTGAGCCTAAAGTAAAAGCAGGCCAAGCACCTAAAGCAGTTAAGAAGACTGAAGACCTAACGTGGAAAGTAATGCTGAAGACTCCTCAGTTCTACTCTCTATGGATCATGTACGCATTTGCTGCTTCTGTTGGTCTCATGATCATCGGTAACATCACTACGATTGCTAGCGTTCAAGCGAACCTACCAAACGCAGTTTACCTAGCGTCTATCCTTGCTGTATTCAACTCAGGCGGCCGTGTTGCTGCGGGTATGCTTGCAGATAAAATCGGTGGCGTACGTACTCTACTTCTAGCGTTCATCCTTCAAGGCGCGAACATGGCTCTATTCGCTACGTTCAACTCTGAATTCACGCTAATCATTGGTACGGCTATCGCAGCTGTTGGTTACGGTACGCTTCTAGCAGTATTCCCAACATTGACTGCTGAGTTCTACGGCCTGAAAAACTACGGTACTAACTACGGCGTGCTTTACACGGCATGGGGTATCGGCGGCGCTATCGGTGCAGCAGTTGTTGGTTACTCAATGACAAACGGCGAAGGTTACGGCCTAGCTTACACAATCTCTGCAGCTATGATGGCAGTGTGTATTGTTCTTGCAATCATCACGAAGCCAATCTCTGAAGCTAAAGTTTCTGAACTAAAAGCATCTCAAGCTTAA